The following are encoded in a window of Verrucomicrobiia bacterium genomic DNA:
- a CDS encoding 4'-phosphopantetheinyl transferase superfamily protein translates to MSDDEIQRAGRFHFEQHRNRFIAGRGLLRAVLARYLCAAPKQIKFAYGTNGKPCLAKSTGGDNLEFNLAHSEDVALLAVTRTFPVGIDVERIRPMPDAAELVARFFSPRESAIFRGLPSEEQSSAFFSLWTRKEALLKATGEGIGHLLNQVEVSFLPGEPVRIIRMPEGFQRSLQHALQAEAAKNSPSLLRMGMACPSPLQKGRGPGRGVPLHVVHPTVPSITPPGPQDRTAPSLFLSAWKATAPWTLCNLAPASGFAAALAVADPDPCVKTWQWSFEETGKRLTNT, encoded by the coding sequence TTGTCTGACGATGAAATCCAGCGGGCTGGTCGATTCCATTTCGAGCAGCACCGCAACCGGTTCATTGCCGGGCGTGGCCTGCTGAGGGCTGTGCTCGCCCGCTATTTGTGTGCGGCTCCCAAACAAATCAAATTCGCGTATGGCACGAACGGCAAACCCTGCCTGGCCAAGTCAACTGGAGGGGACAACTTGGAATTCAACCTTGCACACTCTGAAGATGTGGCTTTGCTGGCGGTCACTCGAACCTTCCCGGTGGGTATCGATGTCGAAAGAATCCGCCCTATGCCTGATGCTGCGGAACTTGTTGCCCGTTTCTTCTCGCCGCGTGAGAGCGCAATTTTCCGAGGGTTGCCGTCGGAGGAACAATCCAGCGCCTTTTTCAGCCTATGGACGCGCAAGGAGGCTCTGCTCAAGGCAACCGGCGAAGGAATTGGCCACCTGCTCAACCAGGTCGAGGTCTCTTTTTTGCCGGGCGAGCCGGTTCGCATCATCCGCATGCCGGAGGGCTTCCAGAGGAGTCTGCAACATGCGCTGCAGGCGGAAGCTGCCAAGAATTCTCCCTCTCTCCTTCGCATGGGGATGGCTTGTCCCTCTCCACTTCAGAAGGGGAGAGGGCCGGGGAGAGGGGTCCCTCTGCATGTAGTCCATCCAACGGTCCCCTCAATAACCCCGCCGGGTCCACAAGACCGCACTGCGCCTTCGCTCTTTCTTTCCGCCTGGAAAGCAACAGCCCCCTGGACTCTGTGCAACCTCGCCCCTGCTTCAGGCTTTGCCGCAGCATTAGCCGTCGCCGACCCGGACCCTTGTGTCAAAACCTGGCAATGGTCTTTCGAGGAAACCGGTAAGCGCCTCACGAACACATGA
- a CDS encoding glycosyltransferase family 1 protein, translating to MRIGISTSVIQRGKTGVAQHIFALLKAFLAHTPQHQFTLFVLKEDLPLFDFARQAMGLVLVPETWRAPAKNILWHQAHLPSLAKRYALDVLHVPSYRRLLWPKPCPLVGTIHDLAPFRVAAKYDWKRMFYGRVIARRLAHRQDHIIAISQNTARDIATFFRLAKDRITIVPNGIDHSRFFPGPIEEARCRLSQRLGLNGPFFLYVARLEHPGKNHVRLISAFEEFKAATHSDWRLVLAGSDWHRAEIIHDAIRQSPCAADIRCPGFIPDSELPDWYCAASVFVYPSLYEGFGLPPLEAMACGCPVIASGRGSLAEVLGDAAALIEPEDFHTIARELYRLATDDALRNRLRAAGLAQARKFDWSRAAQETLEVYQKARTRQGCAPPLH from the coding sequence ATGCGGATCGGCATCTCCACCTCGGTTATTCAACGTGGCAAAACCGGCGTAGCTCAGCATATTTTTGCCTTGTTGAAGGCCTTCCTTGCGCACACGCCCCAACATCAGTTCACATTGTTCGTTTTAAAAGAGGACCTGCCTCTGTTCGACTTTGCTCGGCAAGCCATGGGACTGGTGCTCGTCCCTGAAACCTGGCGGGCTCCTGCCAAAAACATCCTTTGGCATCAGGCGCATTTGCCCTCTTTGGCAAAGCGGTATGCGCTCGATGTCCTGCACGTGCCCAGTTACCGCCGCCTGCTTTGGCCCAAACCCTGCCCGCTGGTCGGCACCATTCATGACCTGGCCCCCTTTCGAGTAGCGGCCAAATACGATTGGAAAAGGATGTTTTACGGGCGGGTCATAGCCCGGCGGCTGGCCCACCGCCAGGATCACATCATCGCCATCAGTCAAAACACCGCCCGCGACATTGCCACCTTTTTCCGACTCGCCAAAGACCGCATTACCATCGTCCCGAACGGCATCGACCACAGCCGCTTCTTCCCGGGTCCCATAGAGGAAGCTCGATGCCGGCTCAGCCAGCGCCTTGGGTTGAATGGGCCCTTCTTTCTTTATGTCGCCAGGCTAGAACATCCCGGCAAAAACCACGTCCGCCTTATCTCGGCATTCGAGGAGTTCAAGGCCGCCACGCACTCGGACTGGCGCCTGGTTCTGGCTGGCAGCGATTGGCATCGAGCGGAAATCATTCATGACGCAATCCGCCAATCACCTTGTGCGGCAGATATCCGGTGTCCTGGTTTCATTCCGGATTCCGAGCTGCCTGATTGGTACTGCGCCGCCAGCGTGTTCGTCTATCCGTCCCTATATGAAGGATTCGGCTTGCCGCCCCTCGAAGCAATGGCCTGCGGCTGTCCCGTAATTGCTTCCGGACGCGGTTCGTTGGCCGAGGTGTTGGGCGATGCCGCGGCTCTCATCGAGCCGGAGGATTTTCATACCATTGCGCGGGAACTCTACCGTCTGGCAACCGACGATGCCCTGCGCAACCGGCTCCGCGCCGCTGGCCTGGCCCAAGCGCGAAAATTCGA
- a CDS encoding WecB/TagA/CpsF family glycosyltransferase yields MNNSLTLRAVDPLPIAILGIPFHHVTVQQAIERVDQMIASREPHYLVTPNVDFLVQARRDIELRRILCEAHLVVCDGTPLVWASRLLGNRLPERVAGADLVPLLIEMAAQKGHRIFLLGASDDSLAQAVENLRSQYPDLLIAGQYSPPFNRLLEMDHEQIRARIIKAQPDLLLVSLGCPKQEKWIAMHYRALGVPVTAGVGATIDFLAGKVRRAPRWMQRSGAEWLFRLAQEPGRLCRRYIKDLWVFNWSILAQWWFLQLRSPPTKPLILLESPYPKRPDSVPLSSPSSKNFDLDKDNDKGADNAFEGTFRAAETADAWNHSSAHFSKDEPHCIQAPASLDLETIRDAPPVTGQMLAGGQHCCLDLGSVTFIDSSGVGFLIGLQKQLRAAGRQLVLLRPSRAVRRALGLMRLEEFFASAPDLPAARELISNREREAASQDARVALLGPGVLVWQGEVTAANADEVWELARARLAMPGAPPHWTVDMAQVRFIDSSGLGIMVRAKKMARQSGHTLAFANLQPPVQNVLKLARLEEFLLK; encoded by the coding sequence ATGAATAATTCCCTCACACTGCGTGCTGTGGACCCCTTGCCGATCGCCATCCTCGGAATCCCATTTCATCATGTCACCGTTCAGCAGGCCATCGAGCGCGTCGATCAAATGATCGCTTCGCGTGAACCCCATTATCTGGTCACACCGAATGTGGATTTCCTCGTTCAGGCCCGGCGCGACATTGAGTTGCGCCGCATTCTTTGTGAGGCCCACCTGGTCGTTTGTGATGGCACGCCCTTGGTTTGGGCTTCACGGCTCCTGGGTAACCGCCTCCCGGAACGTGTCGCCGGGGCTGACCTGGTCCCTTTGCTGATTGAAATGGCGGCGCAAAAAGGCCACCGGATTTTCCTTCTCGGAGCGAGTGATGACTCGCTGGCGCAAGCTGTCGAAAACCTTCGCTCGCAGTACCCGGACCTGCTCATCGCCGGCCAGTACTCACCGCCTTTTAACAGGCTCCTGGAAATGGACCACGAGCAAATCCGGGCGCGCATTATCAAGGCCCAGCCGGATTTGCTGTTGGTTTCGCTGGGTTGTCCCAAGCAGGAAAAATGGATTGCCATGCATTACCGGGCTCTTGGGGTGCCGGTCACAGCGGGTGTCGGGGCGACAATCGATTTTCTCGCCGGCAAAGTCCGCAGGGCCCCGCGCTGGATGCAGCGCAGCGGCGCAGAATGGCTTTTCCGATTGGCCCAGGAACCAGGCCGCCTCTGCCGCAGGTACATCAAAGACCTCTGGGTCTTTAATTGGAGCATCCTGGCCCAATGGTGGTTTCTTCAACTCCGCTCGCCCCCAACCAAACCACTGATACTCCTCGAGAGCCCATATCCCAAGCGCCCTGATTCCGTGCCTTTGTCGTCGCCATCCTCGAAGAATTTCGACCTCGACAAAGACAATGACAAAGGAGCGGACAACGCTTTCGAAGGGACTTTTAGGGCTGCCGAAACAGCGGATGCCTGGAATCACTCCTCTGCTCATTTTTCAAAGGATGAACCCCACTGCATTCAGGCTCCTGCCAGCCTGGACCTGGAAACCATCCGCGACGCTCCGCCCGTGACCGGCCAAATGCTGGCGGGCGGGCAGCATTGTTGTCTGGACCTTGGCTCTGTAACGTTTATCGACAGCAGCGGGGTAGGGTTCCTGATTGGATTGCAAAAGCAACTTCGGGCTGCAGGCCGCCAACTGGTCCTGCTTCGCCCCAGCCGCGCGGTCCGGCGCGCATTGGGTTTGATGCGCTTGGAGGAATTCTTTGCTTCCGCGCCGGACCTGCCCGCCGCGCGGGAACTCATCTCAAACCGAGAGCGGGAAGCCGCATCTCAGGACGCGCGGGTGGCCCTCCTTGGGCCGGGAGTTTTGGTTTGGCAAGGAGAGGTCACTGCCGCAAATGCCGATGAGGTGTGGGAGCTTGCTCGCGCCCGCCTGGCCATGCCCGGAGCGCCGCCGCACTGGACGGTCGATATGGCTCAGGTCCGCTTCATTGACAGCTCGGGCCTGGGTATCATGGTGCGCGCTAAGAAAATGGCCCGCCAATCCGGCCACACCCTCGCCTTCGCCAACCTTCAACCACCCGTGCAGAATGTCCTCAAGCTCGCCCGGTTGGAAGAATTCCTCCTTAAATAA